Proteins co-encoded in one Medicago truncatula cultivar Jemalong A17 chromosome 8, MtrunA17r5.0-ANR, whole genome shotgun sequence genomic window:
- the LOC25500693 gene encoding dynamin-related protein 1B produces MENLIQLVNKIQRACTALGDHGEESALPTLWDALPSIAVVGGQSSGKSSVLESIVGKDFLPRGSGIVTRRPLVLQLHKIDEGREYAEFMHAPRKRFTDFAAVRQEISDETDRETGRSKGISSVPIHLSIYSPHVVNLTLVDLPGLTKVAVEGQAESIVQDIENMVRAFIEKPNCIILAISPANQDIATSDAIKISREVDPKGDRTFGVLTKIDLMDKGTDAVDILEGKSFKLNFPWIGVVNRSQADINKNVDMIAARRRENEYFANTPEYRHLAPRMGSVHLGKVLSKHLETVIKSRIPGLQSLINKTIIELETELNRIGRPIAADTGGKLYMIMEICRTFDQIFKDRLDGIRSGGEKIYQVFDNQFPAALKRLQFDKHLSMDNVRKLITEADGYQPHLIAPEQGYRRLIESCLVSIRGPAEAAVDAVHGILKDLIHKSMSETMELKQYPTLKAELGSAAIESLERMKEESKKATLLLVDMEYGYLTVEFFRKLPQDAEKGGNPTVSLFDRYNDAYLRRIATTVLSYVNMVCGTLRHTIPKSVVYCQVREAKRSLLDHFFTDLGKKEGKQLASLLNEDPAIMQRRTSLAKRLELYRSAQSDIEAVAWDNK; encoded by the exons ATGGAGAATCTCATACAATTGGTGAACAAAATACAGAGAGCTTGCACCGCACTCGGCGATCACGGCGAGGAGAGCGCTTTGCCTACTCTTTGGGACGCTCTTCCCTCCATTGCCGTCGTTGGAGGACAG aGTTCTGGAAAATCTTCAGTGTTGGAGAGTATTGTTGGAAAGGATTTCTTACCTCGTGGATCCG GGATTGTTACTCGACGTCCTCTTGTTTTGCAGCTTCACAAGATTGATGAAGGGAGAGAATATGCTGAATTTATGCATGCTCCAAGGAAAAGATTTACTGATTTTG CTGCTGTTAGGCAGGAGATCTCTGATGAGACTGATAGAGAAACAGGTCGCTCCAAGGGTATTTCATCCGTTCCCATCCATCTGAGTATCTACTCCCCTCACG TTGTGAATTTGACATTGGTTGATCTTCCTGGACTTACAAAAGTCGCAGTTG AGGGTCAAGCAGAGAGCATTGTGCAAGACATTGAAAATATGGTTCGGGCCTTTATCGAAAAG CCGAATTGCATCATTTTGGCAATATCTCCTGCTAATCAAGACATTGCCACCTCAGATGCAATTAAGATTTCCCGTGAAGTAGATCCTAAAG GAGATAGGACATTTGGAGTTTTGACAAAGATTGATCTTATGGACAAGGGCACTGATGCAGTGGAT ATCCTTGAAGGGAAGTCATTTAAGCTAAATTTTCCTTGGATTGGTGTTGTTAATCGCTCCCAAGCTGATATTAACAAAAATGTTGACATGATTGCTGCTCGGCGTAGAGAAAATGAGTATTTTGCTAATACCCCAGAATATAGACATCTAGCTCCGAGAATGGGCTCTGTGCATCTAGGAAAGGTTCTATCTAAG CATTTGGAAACTGTCATCAAGTCTCGTATCCCAGGACTTCAATCACTTATTAACAAGACAATTATTGAGTTGGAGACAGAATTGAACCGTATTGGAAGACCTATTGCTGCTGATACCGGA GGGAAGCTGTACATGATAATGGAAATATGTCGAACCTTTGATCAAATTTTTAAGGACCGTCTTGATGGCAT ACGGTCTGGCGGTGAGAAAATCTATCAAGTATTTGATAATCAATTTCCAGCAGCTCTAAAAAGACTGCAGTTTGACAAACATCTATCAATGGACAATGTGCGGAAACTAATAACTGAAGCTGACGGGTATCAACCTCATCTTATAGCTCCTGAGCAAGGATACCGGCGTCTTATTGAGTCTTGCTTAGTATCTATTAGGGGGCCTGCTGAAGCAGCTGTTGACGCG GTTCATGGAattttgaaggatttgattcATAAGTCTATGAGTGAGACAATG GAATTAAAGCAGTATCCGACCTTGAAAGCAGAACTCGGAAGCGCAGCTATTGAATCATTGGAGAGGATGAAAGAAGAAAGTAAGAAAGCAACACTGTTGTTGGTAGACATGGAATATGGTTATTTGACTGTTGAATTTTTTCGCAAACTTCCCCAAGATGCAGAGAAGGGTGGAAATCCAACTGTCTCACTTTTTGACAGATATAACGATGCTTATCTTCGTCGAATCG CTACGACAGTCTTGTCCTATGTGAACATGGTATGTGGGACTCTCAGACACACTATTCCCAAGTCCGTAGTATATTGTCAAGTGCGCGAAGCTAAACGCAGTTTATTGGATCACTTCTTTACAGATTTAGGAAAAAAGGAG GGAAAACAACTAGCTTCATTGTTGAATGAGGATCCAGCAATTATGCAGCGTCGAACCTCGCTTGCAAAGAGGCTTGAGCTGTACAGAAGTGCACAATCAGATATCGAGGCAGTTGCATGGGATAATAAGTAG